GAAGATGCGTTGAACGCTCTTACAACCGGGCCCGGACCGCAGTCATTTTCGCTTCAACATGCAGGGCCCGATGCCGACTTGACGGTGTCGCTCTCGGCGATCGACACCCTGAGTTGTTCCGTCTGTTCGATCCGGGCCGATGTTCCCAGTGTGGCGAATCTAGGTACGTCCCAACTGAAAAACTGGGCTGATGCGCTCAGTCAACGCGTGACCTACTTGCTCGAAGATATCGGCCCGGTGGAGTTCGATCCCAATTCCGGCCAAGCGTTGCTACGTTCGACCAAACCCAGCGATGACGGTTCCACGAAACGATACTACGAACTGGTGCTATCCACGAGTTCCAACGGTTCGTTTGAGTTTGCTCGTTACGAAACAATCGCAGGTCAACCAGGGCGACACCCGGTCGATATGCAACTCACACGCGAGGTTGTCGACCGGTTGCTCAATGACTTCGTCGACACGATTCCATAGTACGTTTGCAGGTTATCGGTTCAAATTTCCCATACCAACAAATCGTTGCTGTGTTGATGGGACAACGGTTCTACCGTCTCAATCGCTCAAGGCTTCGGCGTAGCAGGTCAAATTTTGACTCCAACTGTTCATACTCCACCAGCGTGTGCTGAGTGATTCCGTTCGCACGACGCATGGCTCGCTCCAACCGTTGCCAAGACTCGGTTGATGCCCGCAACGCATTTCGAACCAAGTCGGAACCTTCGTTGTGATCGTTGATCCGATCCGCCAACTGACCGGCTTCGCGTTCGAAGTCTTCCGCGAGATCGATCAAACCGCCGTTTTGTCGACGAAGGTCGTATCGGTATTCTTCGGAGAGTTCAGCGGAATCCCCTTTGATCTGACCGGCAAGCTCAAGAATTTGTCGCCGCGTGGTGAGAATGGGAGTTTCCAATCGAAGCTCCCGATGAAGGGCGGCATCGAGTTGCGACAAGGCCCCCTCGATCTCTCGAATCCGATTGTCCACCCGCGCTCGTCGCACCGCTTCCGAAACGGCATGCAGGTTCTGATCGAAATTTTCGTACTCCCGCACCAACAATCGGAGACGTTGACCGTCGTCAACCAATCTTTGTAGCGATTGAGCGGACCTCAATGCTCGATCCGTTTGTCGAGCGATGTCCCGACTGTTGCGACTGCGGTTTCGACTTAGTTCTTTTTGAAGCTGTCCCAGCGTTTGCACGATGCGATCGAGGAGCAGGGCGGCACGCGGACGATCATAACCATGCCGCGGAACCCCTTCGGGAGCGTTCAACATACGATGCAAATCTTCGTCCGCCACGGTGGCCTTCTCAATGGATCGCCGAAGCCGGTCGTCGAGCCGATCCGAGCGTTGCAGGTCATGGACAACGTGATGCCAGGCTTCATCAAAGGACGCATATTTTCGTTGGATTTCATCTAGCGACGACTGATTGTCGAACTGATTCTCTAAATCCCTGGCTTGATCATGAACCCGATGGACGTCTCGTCGGAGCGGGTGATTGATGTCCGTCAAACGATCCTCGACATCTTCTAGCGCTTCTTCCAATTCGTGAGCGATGTCCTCAGCTTGCGAGTAGTCGTCGCGTCCCCATGCGCGTAATCTCGGTCCGTCTTGCTCCGTACGCTGAATCTGCATGCGGATGGTTTCGCCATTCGGAAGTTGTACATCGTAGTACCCTGGTTCATAAGTCGGGTCCTGAACTACGAAGCGTGCACCATCGGCGTTCTCCCGCGGTTCCACCGAACGCCTCCGGTACTCGTTTTGCCGTTCACGATACCAATCCCGCTGACGCGACTGATATTGCTGCCGATTCCGCTGCAGGTTTCGGTAGTATTCGTCCCAATTCTCGGATTGTCCGTGAACTATTCCCAGGTCGCCCGCGAACATGATCATCACGAAAGTAATGGACGTGATCGTCTTGAGGTTGGGAATCAACATGATGGTTTTCCGTCGCAGATGGGTTGAATCACGATGTGCGGATGGGAGTGATGCCGTCGTCGAGACATCACTACTCTTCACTATACGCGCACCGGCCCGGAATCGCAGCCAGATTTCCGATTTTCTGCCTGCCTGCCGAGCGATCTCTATGGTCAGGATCACGAATCGCCGAGCGGAACATCCAAATCCGTGACGTCGAGCAGGGCTCGATAAGGCAGCTCCGCACCAGCAAAGGTGGCCGCTCCGCCTTGCAACCGATCCACCACACCAACGACTTGAACAACGTCGCAGCCGAATTCTTGGATTCGCTCGACCGAGATCATCGCACTCCCGCCAGTCGTCACGACGTCATCGACGATCACCACGCGTTCCCCAGGTGTCACCGGGCCTTCGACGTACCGTTTTGTCCCATGACCTTTAGCTTCTTTGCGGACAAGAAAACCTTTGAGATCGCGACCGCGGACCGATGCCATTGCGATGACGGCGCCGATAATTGGATCGGCACCAATCGACATTCCACCGATGGCGTCGTACTTTACGTCCGCCAGCAAATCGAGCAATCCCTCAGCAACGAGCCGAAGCCCGTGGGCCTCCAGCGTGAC
This portion of the Thalassoroseus pseudoceratinae genome encodes:
- a CDS encoding coiled-coil domain-containing protein; the protein is MLIPNLKTITSITFVMIMFAGDLGIVHGQSENWDEYYRNLQRNRQQYQSRQRDWYRERQNEYRRRSVEPRENADGARFVVQDPTYEPGYYDVQLPNGETIRMQIQRTEQDGPRLRAWGRDDYSQAEDIAHELEEALEDVEDRLTDINHPLRRDVHRVHDQARDLENQFDNQSSLDEIQRKYASFDEAWHHVVHDLQRSDRLDDRLRRSIEKATVADEDLHRMLNAPEGVPRHGYDRPRAALLLDRIVQTLGQLQKELSRNRSRNSRDIARQTDRALRSAQSLQRLVDDGQRLRLLVREYENFDQNLHAVSEAVRRARVDNRIREIEGALSQLDAALHRELRLETPILTTRRQILELAGQIKGDSAELSEEYRYDLRRQNGGLIDLAEDFEREAGQLADRINDHNEGSDLVRNALRASTESWQRLERAMRRANGITQHTLVEYEQLESKFDLLRRSLERLRR
- the pyrE gene encoding orotate phosphoribosyltransferase yields the protein MSGYNRDQLIEAFKNQALKFGEFTLASGQKSNYYLDGKQVTLEAHGLRLVAEGLLDLLADVKYDAIGGMSIGADPIIGAVIAMASVRGRDLKGFLVRKEAKGHGTKRYVEGPVTPGERVVIVDDVVTTGGSAMISVERIQEFGCDVVQVVGVVDRLQGGAATFAGAELPYRALLDVTDLDVPLGDS